In Chryseobacterium oranimense, a single window of DNA contains:
- a CDS encoding alpha/beta hydrolase: MRFIKTIIYQLVLFALINSKIMAQSNEIYKKEYFIKSTDNVQLQIKEIYDQNNLNSAILPLLMVHGGGPDAITSFDLDTEFPSFAEELASKGLHIFLLNIRGWGKSSLPEYNLSDKNLIIGNVDEASDDIQSALNWITYNFKIPKVNLFGWATGGHWISYTAIKNPKNINSIISLNSLYGINGDWSLHKFYALPDDNLKYNKSSFFRESPKETLTTSWTNTIPVEDKADWRSPVVEKAYKDQACTYGSDKNIFKVPAGFQEESFYMALGKKYWDAKDLTVPAMIIRSEYDFWSRSIDLNAFKNDFPKYIHSRFETINGTHYLFLDKDDKGKTELIDLILRFIQE; this comes from the coding sequence ATGCGATTTATAAAAACAATAATATATCAATTAGTTCTATTTGCATTAATCAATAGTAAAATAATGGCGCAATCAAATGAAATCTACAAAAAGGAATACTTTATTAAATCAACAGATAATGTTCAGCTTCAAATAAAAGAGATATATGACCAAAATAATTTAAATTCAGCCATTCTACCTTTACTTATGGTACACGGAGGTGGTCCGGATGCAATTACGTCTTTTGATTTGGATACAGAATTTCCAAGTTTCGCAGAAGAGCTTGCCTCTAAAGGGCTTCATATTTTTCTTCTAAATATTCGTGGTTGGGGAAAATCATCTCTTCCTGAATATAATTTGTCTGATAAAAATTTGATTATTGGAAATGTAGATGAAGCCAGTGACGATATTCAGTCCGCCTTGAATTGGATAACGTATAATTTCAAAATTCCAAAAGTTAACTTATTTGGTTGGGCAACAGGTGGACATTGGATTAGCTATACTGCAATAAAAAATCCCAAAAATATAAACAGTATTATCAGCTTAAACAGTTTATACGGAATAAATGGCGATTGGTCTTTGCACAAATTTTATGCATTACCAGACGACAACTTAAAATATAATAAATCATCTTTTTTTAGGGAAAGCCCAAAAGAAACTTTAACAACCTCGTGGACTAATACGATTCCTGTTGAGGATAAAGCAGATTGGAGATCTCCTGTTGTTGAAAAAGCATACAAAGACCAAGCCTGTACTTATGGCTCAGATAAAAATATATTTAAGGTTCCCGCCGGTTTTCAAGAAGAAAGCTTTTATATGGCTTTAGGCAAGAAATACTGGGATGCAAAAGATCTTACTGTACCAGCAATGATTATAAGATCTGAATACGACTTTTGGTCGAGAAGTATAGATCTGAATGCGTTCAAAAATGACTTTCCAAAATACATACATTCCAGATTTGAAACAATAAACGGAACACATTATCTGTTTCTTGACAAAGACGACAAAGGGAAAACAGAATTGATAGATTTAATCCTAAGGTTCATTCAAGAATAG
- a CDS encoding YncE family protein — MKTKSFIIASTFLCLSVHVSAQKTVSSNTIKTFKIGGNSDGWDYLTVNPENNLLYVSHGTRVNILNKTTGENLGEIEGTTGVHGIAFIPGSTNGYITCGKLNSVKVFDTKTNQVITEIAVGQNPDAVFYETFSKKLIVCNGKTNNISVINPVNNTVVNTIDVGGKPETAVSNGKGKIFVNIEDKNEIVVIDAQNFTVINHWNLDKEEEPSGLAIDTKTNRLFSTCDKMLVILDSETGKLVKKMPIGEGCDGTVFDDKTKTIYTSNGEGNISVVQEKNANQFIALKNITTKKGARTIALDSSTHDLYLPTADFDDKEKDSRGRPKIKEGTFQVLAVKTIK, encoded by the coding sequence ATGAAAACAAAATCTTTTATTATTGCAAGCACATTTTTGTGTCTTTCAGTCCATGTTTCAGCTCAGAAAACGGTTTCTTCCAATACAATTAAAACTTTTAAAATAGGAGGTAACAGCGACGGTTGGGATTACTTAACCGTAAATCCTGAAAACAATCTATTATATGTAAGCCACGGAACCAGGGTCAATATTTTAAATAAAACAACAGGTGAAAATCTGGGTGAAATTGAAGGAACAACAGGTGTTCACGGCATCGCATTTATTCCGGGTTCCACGAATGGATATATTACTTGTGGAAAATTAAATTCTGTAAAAGTATTTGATACTAAGACCAATCAGGTTATAACTGAAATTGCGGTTGGGCAAAATCCAGATGCTGTTTTTTACGAAACTTTTTCTAAAAAGCTAATTGTCTGCAATGGGAAAACCAATAATATAAGTGTTATTAACCCTGTCAATAATACGGTTGTGAATACTATCGACGTTGGTGGTAAACCCGAAACTGCCGTAAGCAACGGCAAAGGAAAAATATTCGTCAATATTGAAGATAAAAATGAAATTGTAGTGATTGATGCTCAAAATTTTACGGTAATCAATCATTGGAATTTAGATAAAGAAGAAGAACCTTCGGGACTTGCCATTGATACAAAAACGAACAGGCTTTTCAGTACCTGCGATAAAATGCTGGTGATTTTAGATTCAGAAACAGGAAAATTGGTTAAGAAAATGCCTATCGGAGAAGGTTGTGACGGTACTGTTTTCGATGATAAAACCAAGACCATCTATACCTCTAACGGAGAAGGAAATATCTCTGTTGTTCAGGAAAAAAATGCCAATCAGTTTATAGCACTCAAAAATATAACAACTAAAAAAGGAGCCCGTACCATCGCATTAGATAGCTCGACACACGATTTGTATTTGCCAACAGCCGATTTTGATGACAAAGAAAAGGACAGCCGTGGAAGGCCAAAAATTAAAGAAGGAACATTTCAGGTTCTTGCGGTGAAAACTATTAAGTAA
- a CDS encoding phosphatase PAP2 family protein produces the protein MIPKHYKKMVLSFLVLISSYGKVAAQNNSDSIQVPENIKDSTVISNTEKERFNYKRLIIPGALIGYGVASLTVKDLKKLNFSTRDEINEHKPDHIKLDSYTQFAPAALVYGLNAIGVEGKHNFRDRTIIYGTSMLITSAITIPLKHIVKEERPDQSNNLSFPSGHTAIAFASAQFMFREYKDTNFLLGISGYSLAVFTGIYRMLNDKHWVGDVVAGAGFGILSTELAYWLYPKINTMLGGKNKNTATMVMPFYQDKSIGIGLVKTF, from the coding sequence ATGATACCAAAGCATTATAAAAAAATGGTTCTCAGTTTTCTCGTTCTAATTTCATCTTACGGGAAAGTAGCTGCACAAAACAATAGTGACAGCATTCAGGTTCCTGAGAACATCAAGGACAGTACAGTTATATCAAATACTGAAAAAGAACGTTTTAACTATAAAAGACTGATCATCCCGGGAGCCCTTATTGGCTATGGAGTTGCCAGTTTAACGGTGAAAGATTTAAAAAAATTGAATTTTTCTACCAGAGATGAAATCAATGAACACAAACCGGATCATATAAAACTGGATAGCTACACCCAGTTTGCTCCTGCGGCTTTGGTATACGGCCTGAATGCCATTGGTGTGGAAGGAAAACATAATTTCAGAGACAGAACGATCATCTACGGAACATCCATGCTGATTACCTCTGCCATAACCATTCCTTTGAAGCATATTGTAAAAGAGGAAAGACCAGATCAGTCGAATAATCTGTCTTTTCCTTCAGGACATACGGCAATAGCTTTTGCTTCTGCACAGTTTATGTTCAGGGAATATAAAGACACCAATTTCCTGCTGGGAATTTCCGGGTATTCCCTGGCTGTTTTTACAGGAATCTACAGGATGCTGAATGATAAGCATTGGGTAGGAGATGTGGTAGCAGGAGCCGGATTTGGTATTCTTTCAACAGAACTGGCTTATTGGCTGTACCCAAAAATCAATACCATGCTGGGCGGTAAAAACAAAAATACAGCTACTATGGTAATGCCTTTTTATCAGGATAAAAGTATAGGGATTGGCTTAGTTAAAACTTTTTAG
- a CDS encoding TonB dependent receptor, whose amino-acid sequence MNRIRLFLFLITLLSSSMVFAQVAVVTVSGIVKNKMKLSGLSYVNVMAKTVNDSAFVAGTITNEEGRFSLTGIKPGNYRLEFLLSGFRKHTQHLFVGSQSEFIEVPAIELEQIQEKETKIEEVVVTSLKKNELSSALDKKTYSVADNISQSGGSVLQSMQNLPGVTVQDGKVQLRGNDKVTVLIDGKQTALTGFGSQSGLDNIPASAIDKIEIINNPSSKYDANGNAGIINIIMKKNKQNGWNGKIGFTYGTGSYWVRKENLPTIRPQYTITPKINPSVSLNYRKNKVNVFFQADDLYTQTLNKNEFVTRTYDDGTIINSQLKRNRNTNYLTTKAGIDWNIDAQNTLTISGLYGSEKIIDRGDQPFFNGDFSQRLRLWQFLEDELKTTIMGTASYQHKFKEAGHLLNVGFNYTFHREDEKYFYDNYLPNSTGTDAFKLLSDEQVYDFNVDYVKPLKYGRIETGIKLRNRNIPTNMNFIPGTNSVLDANAGGWATYKELIPAVYGNYIFENEKWEAELGVRLEYVKVQYDVNPNHPTYKSDSYNYTQPFPNLRLAYKLNDHNKLSIFYNRRVDRPNEVDIRIFPKYDDAEIIKVGNPQLRPQFTNSIELGHKYNWDNGYLYSALYQRFANGTITRISSIVPESTLIYAVFQNAGKSYNSGLEMIWNQKVSKVYSFNINGNIYRNQINAFSVENLYPQPTVFSAGRETAISGNVKLNNIFKLSKDLNAQLTAVYLAPDIIPQGRVGSRFSMDLGIKKSIQNGKGEIFLNATDLLNTMVIRKKIQGNGFSYTNDDYYETQVIRLGYSYKF is encoded by the coding sequence ATGAATAGGATCAGGCTGTTTCTTTTTTTAATAACACTTTTAAGTTCTTCAATGGTTTTTGCACAGGTTGCTGTAGTTACAGTTTCGGGAATAGTAAAAAATAAAATGAAGCTGTCCGGGTTATCATACGTAAATGTAATGGCAAAAACAGTCAATGACTCTGCCTTTGTGGCCGGGACAATTACCAATGAAGAAGGTAGATTTTCCTTAACAGGAATCAAACCAGGAAATTATCGGCTGGAATTTTTACTTTCAGGTTTCCGAAAGCATACCCAGCATCTTTTTGTGGGAAGCCAGTCGGAATTTATTGAAGTTCCTGCCATTGAGCTTGAGCAGATTCAGGAAAAAGAAACAAAGATTGAGGAAGTAGTTGTAACGTCTTTAAAGAAAAATGAATTAAGCAGTGCATTGGATAAGAAAACCTATTCGGTTGCAGATAATATCAGCCAAAGCGGAGGTTCTGTTTTGCAGAGCATGCAGAATCTGCCTGGCGTTACGGTTCAGGACGGAAAAGTACAGCTTCGCGGTAACGATAAGGTAACGGTGCTGATTGATGGCAAACAAACTGCATTAACAGGTTTTGGAAGCCAGTCAGGGTTGGACAATATTCCCGCTTCAGCAATTGATAAAATTGAAATCATCAACAACCCTTCTTCAAAATACGATGCCAACGGAAATGCCGGAATCATCAATATTATCATGAAGAAAAACAAGCAGAACGGCTGGAACGGAAAAATCGGTTTTACTTATGGTACAGGTTCTTATTGGGTAAGAAAAGAAAATCTTCCGACAATCAGGCCTCAGTATACGATTACGCCAAAAATTAACCCGTCAGTTTCTTTGAACTACAGAAAAAATAAAGTGAATGTTTTCTTTCAGGCTGATGATTTATATACGCAAACGCTTAATAAAAATGAATTTGTAACCAGGACCTATGACGACGGAACCATCATTAATTCCCAGCTGAAACGAAACAGAAACACCAACTATCTCACCACAAAAGCAGGAATCGACTGGAATATAGATGCTCAAAATACGTTAACAATTTCCGGATTGTATGGAAGTGAGAAAATTATAGACCGTGGCGACCAGCCGTTTTTTAACGGAGATTTTTCCCAGCGTCTAAGACTTTGGCAGTTTCTGGAAGATGAATTGAAAACCACCATAATGGGAACAGCTTCTTATCAGCATAAGTTCAAAGAAGCAGGACATCTTTTGAATGTAGGATTTAATTATACCTTCCACAGGGAAGACGAGAAATATTTTTACGATAATTATTTGCCTAATTCAACCGGAACAGATGCTTTCAAACTGTTATCTGATGAGCAGGTTTATGATTTTAATGTTGATTATGTAAAGCCCTTAAAATATGGCCGCATCGAGACAGGGATTAAATTAAGAAACAGGAACATTCCTACCAATATGAATTTTATTCCGGGAACCAACTCTGTTTTAGATGCCAATGCAGGTGGCTGGGCAACATATAAAGAACTGATTCCGGCTGTATACGGAAATTACATTTTCGAGAATGAAAAATGGGAAGCCGAGCTTGGAGTGAGACTGGAATATGTGAAGGTGCAATATGATGTAAACCCCAATCATCCTACTTACAAAAGTGACAGTTATAATTATACCCAACCTTTTCCGAATCTGAGACTGGCCTATAAACTTAATGATCACAATAAACTGTCCATATTTTACAACAGAAGGGTAGACCGTCCTAATGAGGTAGATATCAGGATTTTTCCGAAATATGATGATGCAGAAATTATAAAGGTTGGTAATCCGCAATTGAGACCGCAGTTTACCAATTCTATTGAGCTGGGACATAAGTATAACTGGGATAACGGGTATCTGTATTCAGCTTTGTATCAACGCTTTGCCAATGGAACCATCACCCGGATCTCGAGTATTGTTCCGGAAAGTACTTTAATTTATGCCGTATTCCAAAATGCAGGGAAAAGTTATAATTCGGGATTGGAAATGATCTGGAATCAGAAAGTTTCAAAAGTATATTCTTTCAATATCAATGGAAATATCTACAGAAACCAGATCAATGCATTTTCCGTGGAAAACCTTTATCCACAGCCGACTGTATTTTCTGCGGGCCGGGAAACAGCCATTTCAGGAAACGTAAAACTGAATAACATTTTTAAACTGTCTAAAGATCTGAATGCGCAGCTCACTGCAGTTTACCTGGCACCGGATATTATTCCACAGGGGAGAGTAGGCTCAAGGTTTTCAATGGATCTGGGTATAAAAAAATCAATTCAAAACGGTAAAGGAGAAATATTCCTGAATGCAACCGATTTGCTGAACACCATGGTTATCAGGAAAAAAATTCAAGGAAACGGTTTTTCATATACGAATGATGATTATTACGAAACCCAGGTGATAAGGCTGGGGTATAGCTATAAGTTTTAA
- a CDS encoding efflux RND transporter permease subunit produces MKKSFFVTYKSPLLVLIFLILAGGIYSYTKIQSALFPQITFPKIKIIADAGQQPVNQMTVGVTKVLENAVKKVPDLQVLKSTTSRGSCEISAFMDWNVNVDLAKQQIESSVNEVRNQLPPDINISVEKMNPSILPVMGYSLNSTSKDPIELKQLALYTIKPFLSQVPGVSEVRIIGGQDKEFRVVMNQAMMARMGITPASVEQAINNTNFIKSNGYSSDFRYLYLTLTDAQIRNEGQLKNLVVSNNGNRIVLLSDIAQINVHNAKQYIKVNANGQESILIAVIQQPNANVVDLSKAMEAKIAELEKTLPKDIVLKPYYVQADFVNDSIKSVTDALWIGLVLAIIVAIIFLRSWKASAVILITIPITLSLTMLFLYTMGQTFNIMTLGAIAAAIGLIIDDAIVVVEQIHRTHEEHPEESSKTLVQKAINYLLKAMVGSSLSTIVIFLPFMLMSGVAGAYFKVMTDTMIITLVCSFFATWILLPIVYLLLSSGKKKEKNLQHHDVKERKWVGFFIRKPLYSYLFIGILIVLTAIILPNISTGFLPDMDEGSIVLDYNSPPGTSLEETDRELKEVEKIITSTPDVQAYSRRTGTQMGFFITEPNRGDYLIQLKKNRSKTTNEVTDDIRAKIDASGLPLTVDFGQVITDMLGDLMSSVQPIEIKIFGTDQKIIEDYSKKVADIVSKVNGTADVFDGIVIAGPSMVVTPKLSVLAQYNISLPDFQNQLQANLDGNVAGNIFDKVQYTPIRLLYNEKSNQSLSDINNSMIALPNGTLKPLSEFATVNVVTGSAEVNREDLQTLGIVTARLDNGNLGGTIQEIQKQIDQKIKLPSGYSVVYGGAYAEQQQSFKELLIILLVSSLLVFSVMLFLFRNVLVALIILCISVLGLSGGILLLYFTNTPLNVGSYTGLIMMVGIIGENAIFTYLQFHESLVTKTKEEAVIYAISTRLRPKLMTALGAIIALMPLALGIGTGAQMHQPLAIAVIGGFIVALPLLLIVLPTLLNKINLKQDEINNL; encoded by the coding sequence ATGAAAAAGTCATTTTTTGTAACCTATAAAAGTCCTTTGCTGGTATTAATTTTCCTGATACTGGCGGGCGGAATTTATTCTTATACTAAAATCCAGTCAGCTTTATTTCCGCAGATCACTTTTCCCAAAATAAAGATCATTGCAGATGCAGGGCAGCAACCTGTCAATCAGATGACAGTAGGAGTAACCAAAGTACTGGAAAATGCCGTAAAAAAAGTGCCTGATTTGCAGGTTTTAAAAAGTACAACCAGCCGGGGCAGCTGCGAAATTTCTGCGTTCATGGATTGGAATGTGAATGTAGATTTAGCCAAACAGCAAATAGAAAGCAGTGTAAATGAAGTCAGAAACCAATTACCGCCGGATATCAATATTTCTGTTGAAAAAATGAATCCATCAATTCTTCCGGTAATGGGATATTCGCTGAACTCCACCTCAAAAGACCCGATTGAACTGAAACAGCTGGCACTTTACACCATCAAACCTTTTCTTTCACAGGTTCCGGGCGTAAGTGAAGTGAGAATTATCGGCGGACAGGACAAGGAATTCCGTGTCGTGATGAATCAGGCGATGATGGCGAGAATGGGAATTACGCCTGCTTCGGTTGAACAGGCAATTAATAATACCAATTTTATTAAATCAAACGGGTATTCTTCAGATTTCAGGTATCTCTATCTGACGCTTACTGATGCCCAGATTCGTAATGAAGGGCAGTTGAAAAATCTTGTCGTGAGCAATAACGGAAACCGGATCGTTTTGTTGAGTGATATTGCCCAGATCAATGTTCACAATGCAAAACAATATATAAAAGTCAATGCCAACGGACAGGAAAGTATTCTGATTGCAGTCATACAGCAGCCCAATGCGAATGTGGTGGATTTAAGCAAAGCAATGGAAGCAAAAATTGCCGAACTCGAAAAAACACTGCCGAAAGATATTGTATTAAAACCCTATTATGTTCAGGCAGATTTTGTAAATGATTCTATTAAAAGTGTTACGGATGCTTTATGGATAGGATTAGTTCTGGCGATTATCGTGGCGATTATTTTTCTACGTTCGTGGAAGGCGAGTGCCGTTATTCTGATCACGATTCCCATTACATTAAGTCTTACAATGCTTTTTCTGTATACCATGGGGCAGACATTCAATATTATGACGTTGGGAGCCATTGCTGCCGCCATCGGATTAATTATTGATGATGCGATTGTTGTTGTAGAGCAAATCCACCGGACACACGAGGAACATCCCGAGGAATCTTCGAAAACACTGGTACAAAAAGCAATTAATTACCTTTTGAAAGCAATGGTAGGCTCTTCACTCAGTACGATTGTGATTTTTCTGCCTTTTATGCTCATGAGTGGTGTCGCAGGAGCTTATTTTAAAGTAATGACAGACACGATGATCATTACCTTAGTCTGTTCGTTTTTTGCAACCTGGATATTACTACCAATCGTTTATCTGTTACTCTCATCAGGAAAGAAAAAAGAAAAGAATCTTCAGCACCACGATGTAAAAGAAAGAAAATGGGTAGGATTTTTTATCAGAAAACCATTGTATAGCTATTTATTTATTGGAATTCTTATTGTTTTAACCGCAATAATCCTTCCGAATATCAGTACCGGATTTCTTCCGGATATGGACGAAGGAAGTATTGTTTTAGATTATAATTCACCTCCGGGAACATCCCTTGAAGAAACAGACAGGGAACTGAAAGAGGTGGAAAAAATCATTACTTCAACCCCCGATGTTCAGGCATACAGCCGAAGAACCGGAACACAGATGGGATTCTTCATTACTGAGCCAAACAGAGGAGATTATTTAATTCAGTTAAAGAAAAACAGGAGCAAAACCACGAACGAGGTTACCGATGACATCCGTGCTAAAATTGATGCTTCAGGATTGCCATTAACCGTAGATTTTGGACAGGTGATCACTGACATGCTAGGTGATCTGATGAGCAGTGTTCAGCCGATTGAAATTAAAATTTTCGGGACAGACCAAAAAATCATCGAAGATTATTCGAAAAAGGTTGCTGATATTGTAAGCAAAGTTAATGGAACAGCTGATGTTTTCGACGGAATTGTGATTGCCGGTCCATCAATGGTTGTGACACCTAAACTGTCAGTTTTAGCGCAGTATAATATTTCATTGCCTGATTTCCAGAACCAGTTGCAGGCTAACCTGGACGGTAATGTAGCCGGAAATATTTTTGATAAGGTTCAGTACACGCCGATACGATTATTATATAACGAAAAAAGCAATCAGTCTTTAAGCGATATCAACAACAGTATGATTGCTTTACCCAATGGTACTTTGAAACCTCTGAGCGAGTTTGCGACCGTAAATGTAGTCACCGGTTCTGCGGAAGTCAACAGGGAAGATCTGCAGACTTTAGGAATTGTAACCGCAAGATTAGACAATGGCAATCTGGGCGGTACGATACAGGAAATTCAGAAACAGATCGATCAGAAAATTAAGTTACCAAGTGGATATTCCGTAGTCTATGGAGGTGCTTATGCAGAACAGCAGCAATCATTTAAAGAACTGTTGATCATTTTACTGGTTTCCAGCTTGCTGGTGTTTTCAGTAATGCTGTTTCTGTTCAGAAATGTTCTGGTAGCCCTTATCATTTTATGTATTTCTGTATTGGGTCTTTCAGGAGGTATTTTGCTCTTATATTTTACCAATACTCCTTTGAACGTCGGAAGCTATACAGGACTTATCATGATGGTTGGAATCATTGGAGAAAATGCCATTTTTACCTACCTACAATTTCACGAAAGTTTAGTCACAAAAACGAAAGAAGAAGCTGTTATTTATGCCATCAGTACAAGGCTCCGCCCCAAATTAATGACCGCTTTGGGAGCCATTATCGCCTTAATGCCATTAGCATTGGGAATCGGAACAGGAGCGCAGATGCACCAGCCTTTAGCCATAGCTGTTATTGGTGGTTTCATTGTCGCTTTACCGCTTTTACTCATTGTTTTGCCAACGTTGCTCAACAAAATCAATTTAAAACAAGACGAAATAAACAACCTGTAA
- a CDS encoding PepSY-like domain-containing protein, producing the protein MKKLATLLIITTTVALVNAQKVQQKDVPASVQKSFQKQFPTVKDVKWEKEKDNYEAGFKMNGTETSVLINTTGNILETEREIDSNSLSAPIKGYVAKNYPHQKIKGAAKITDDKGVVTYEAEINNKDLIFDNKGKFIKEIKD; encoded by the coding sequence ATGAAAAAGTTAGCAACTCTATTGATAATTACTACCACTGTAGCTTTGGTTAATGCACAAAAAGTTCAACAAAAAGATGTTCCTGCTTCTGTTCAAAAAAGTTTTCAAAAGCAATTCCCAACTGTAAAAGATGTAAAATGGGAAAAAGAAAAAGACAATTATGAAGCTGGTTTTAAAATGAATGGAACGGAAACTTCCGTTTTGATTAATACTACAGGTAATATTCTTGAAACGGAAAGAGAAATAGACAGTAACTCCCTTTCTGCTCCAATAAAAGGATATGTAGCTAAAAACTATCCGCACCAAAAAATAAAAGGAGCAGCTAAAATCACTGATGACAAAGGTGTTGTTACCTATGAGGCAGAAATAAACAATAAAGATCTGATTTTCGATAATAAAGGAAAATTTATAAAGGAAATTAAAGATTAG
- a CDS encoding HD domain-containing protein, translated as MNNLIEAVRNYVTLFLSENLSDELSFHNIGHTYEVADAVREIGLQAHLSEEEMRIVQVSAWFHDCGYANAYIGHEEESKELAKSFLDSSGCDKGFTEAVLQCIDSTKYPPKPSSLLEKVICDADMYHLTKANYRKYDKAIRKEFEIYLGLVYTDEEWQMKNYRFLTEHQYYTDYGREILSRFKAVNIQLYQNI; from the coding sequence ATGAACAATTTAATTGAAGCTGTCAGAAATTATGTGACCCTGTTTCTTTCGGAAAATCTTTCGGATGAGCTCTCTTTTCATAATATCGGGCATACTTATGAAGTGGCAGATGCTGTACGGGAAATTGGTTTGCAAGCACATCTTTCTGAGGAAGAAATGCGTATCGTACAGGTTTCTGCATGGTTTCATGATTGTGGATACGCAAATGCCTACATCGGACATGAGGAGGAAAGCAAGGAATTAGCAAAGAGCTTTCTGGACAGTTCCGGATGTGATAAAGGCTTTACCGAAGCTGTTTTACAGTGTATCGACTCTACAAAATATCCTCCAAAGCCTTCATCCCTACTGGAAAAAGTGATCTGTGATGCAGATATGTATCATTTGACCAAAGCAAATTATAGAAAATATGATAAAGCCATACGGAAGGAATTTGAAATCTATCTCGGATTGGTTTACACAGACGAAGAATGGCAGATGAAAAATTACAGGTTTCTCACTGAACATCAATATTATACAGATTATGGCCGGGAAATCTTAAGTAGGTTTAAAGCTGTTAATATTCAGTTGTATCAAAATATTTAA
- a CDS encoding DUF4870 domain-containing protein has product MNNKTLSIVSYITLIGWLIAYFSGKENADSLLKYHLKQSLGLLIVIIFFNIALGILISIVPALSLLSLIGFVFIALLIIGIINAANEVKKPLPLIGKMFEDKFSFIN; this is encoded by the coding sequence ATGAACAACAAAACTCTTTCAATTGTATCCTACATTACCCTTATTGGATGGCTGATTGCTTATTTCAGCGGCAAAGAAAATGCAGACAGTCTTTTGAAATACCATCTGAAACAATCACTCGGACTTCTAATTGTGATTATCTTCTTCAATATCGCTTTGGGTATTCTGATAAGTATTGTACCTGCCTTATCACTTTTAAGCCTTATAGGATTTGTATTTATTGCCCTGCTGATCATCGGTATCATCAATGCTGCTAATGAAGTGAAGAAACCATTACCATTAATAGGGAAAATGTTTGAAGATAAATTTTCTTTTATCAATTAG
- a CDS encoding EamA family transporter — MWFYYALLSALFAAFTAIFAKMGVSNINSNLATGIRTIVILVIVWSIVFVKGEAKEIGSLSRINIIFLVLSGVATGLSWLFYFKALQIGNVSQVAAVDKLSVAIAIILAVLFFKETLTLKTIIGALLIISGTVVLALK; from the coding sequence ATGTGGTTCTATTATGCATTACTTTCAGCTTTATTTGCGGCATTTACAGCTATTTTTGCGAAAATGGGAGTGTCTAATATCAATTCCAATCTCGCAACGGGAATCAGAACAATCGTCATTCTTGTGATTGTCTGGAGCATTGTATTTGTAAAGGGTGAAGCAAAGGAAATTGGCTCATTATCGAGAATTAATATTATTTTTCTTGTTTTATCGGGAGTAGCAACAGGGCTGTCGTGGTTATTTTATTTTAAAGCTTTACAGATCGGAAATGTGTCACAGGTTGCCGCTGTAGATAAACTGAGTGTGGCCATAGCAATCATTCTGGCGGTATTATTTTTCAAAGAAACGCTGACTTTAAAAACCATAATCGGAGCTTTACTGATTATCAGCGGAACTGTTGTATTGGCACTGAAATAA